One genomic window of Rubricoccus marinus includes the following:
- a CDS encoding type IV secretory system conjugative DNA transfer family protein: protein MPTGSTRSPLALVVLLTVPAAVAALYAATALAWKAGYHSALGPPLWAAEDLPLVVVRSGLAVAGLAALWLLVRGRRAGAAALALGVVAAAPLSTGFVYGPGAGVRWTLQAARNAGADSPEVQVALLAASLGGLVALGLVAALTAPGPLQASGSHGTAEWDDGASLRMEDGLVLGRQRRGGRKPGPLLRYDGPGHVLTVAPTRAGKGVGAVVPNLLDHPGPVLVTDPKGENLAITARWRAETLGHQVVALDPFGLAPAGLLDHVAGPGSVESGGLNPLDLIGADSPDAPDDASLIAEMLVVDGDSGNPFWADEAKALLSGLVLHVARTETGDRRSLLTVREHLTAAPDEFEALLGAMAGSGSATVQRTANRLRQKADRERSGVVSSAQSHTHFLDSPRMAGVLGRSTFDPAALRGGRLSVYLLLPPDRLDAFSRWLRLTVATALAAVARLGPLAGGAPPASGRALFLLDEFAQLGPMPPVRRAVSLMAGYGVQVWPFLQDLGQLRRLYPKDWETFVANSDVVQAFGTTDQFTAEYLSKMAGTATVFDRSTGSGRSRGKRTSRSSNVGSRETGRPLATPDELRRLDSGDQLLLVRGQQPVLARRVAFYADRVFRQRAG from the coding sequence GTGCCTACGGGGTCCACGCGGTCTCCGCTGGCGCTCGTCGTGCTCCTGACGGTCCCGGCCGCCGTGGCGGCGCTCTACGCCGCCACGGCACTCGCCTGGAAGGCCGGGTATCACTCGGCACTCGGACCGCCCCTGTGGGCAGCTGAGGACCTGCCACTCGTAGTCGTCCGGTCTGGCCTCGCTGTCGCCGGGCTGGCGGCGCTTTGGCTCCTGGTTCGAGGGAGAAGGGCCGGGGCCGCCGCGCTCGCACTCGGCGTGGTCGCTGCCGCACCTCTCAGCACCGGGTTCGTCTACGGACCGGGCGCCGGTGTTCGCTGGACGCTCCAGGCCGCCCGGAACGCTGGGGCCGACTCGCCAGAGGTCCAGGTCGCGCTCCTCGCGGCCTCACTGGGCGGTCTCGTCGCGCTCGGTCTCGTGGCGGCGCTCACGGCGCCCGGCCCCCTCCAGGCCTCGGGAAGCCACGGGACGGCAGAGTGGGACGACGGGGCGTCGCTCCGGATGGAGGACGGTCTCGTCTTGGGGCGGCAGAGGAGGGGAGGGCGGAAGCCCGGTCCACTCCTCCGCTACGACGGGCCAGGCCACGTCCTGACCGTCGCCCCGACCCGGGCCGGGAAGGGCGTCGGCGCCGTCGTCCCCAACCTCCTCGACCACCCCGGACCCGTCCTGGTGACGGACCCGAAGGGCGAGAACCTCGCGATCACTGCCCGCTGGCGGGCTGAGACGCTCGGCCACCAAGTCGTGGCCCTCGACCCGTTCGGCCTCGCTCCGGCTGGGCTCCTGGACCACGTGGCCGGGCCGGGGAGCGTCGAGTCCGGCGGGCTCAACCCGCTCGACCTGATCGGCGCGGACTCGCCGGACGCCCCGGACGACGCGTCGCTCATCGCCGAGATGCTCGTCGTCGACGGCGACTCGGGCAACCCGTTCTGGGCCGATGAAGCCAAGGCGCTCCTGTCGGGACTCGTGCTCCACGTCGCGCGAACGGAGACGGGCGACCGCCGCTCGCTGCTCACCGTCCGCGAGCACCTCACGGCGGCGCCCGACGAGTTCGAGGCGCTCCTGGGCGCGATGGCGGGGTCGGGCAGCGCGACCGTCCAGCGGACGGCGAACCGGCTCCGCCAGAAGGCCGACCGCGAACGGTCCGGCGTCGTGTCGTCGGCCCAAAGCCACACGCACTTCCTCGACTCACCCCGGATGGCGGGCGTCCTGGGCCGCTCGACGTTCGACCCGGCGGCGCTCCGCGGTGGTCGGCTCTCGGTGTACCTCCTGCTCCCGCCCGACCGCCTCGACGCCTTCTCGCGGTGGCTCCGGCTCACGGTCGCGACGGCGCTCGCGGCCGTCGCCCGGCTCGGCCCGCTCGCCGGCGGCGCCCCACCCGCGTCTGGCCGCGCGCTTTTCCTGTTGGACGAGTTCGCTCAGCTCGGCCCGATGCCGCCCGTCCGCCGGGCCGTCTCGCTCATGGCTGGGTACGGCGTCCAGGTGTGGCCCTTCTTGCAGGACCTCGGCCAGCTCCGGCGGCTCTACCCGAAGGACTGGGAGACGTTCGTCGCCAACTCGGACGTGGTCCAGGCCTTCGGGACGACGGACCAGTTCACGGCCGAGTACCTCTCGAAGATGGCCGGGACGGCGACCGTCTTCGACCGCTCAACGGGGTCCGGGCGGAGCCGGGGCAAGCGGACATCGCGGTCGTCCAACGTCGGGTCGCGCGAGACGGGCCGCCCGCTCGCGACGCCCGACGAGCTGCGGCGGCTGGATTCGGGCGACCAGTTGCTCCTGGTCCGAGGCCAGCAGCCGGTACTCGCGCGCCGGGTCGCGTTCTACGCCGACCGCGTGTTCCGCCAGCGGGCCGGGTGA
- a CDS encoding YeiH family protein codes for MTAAPTSTAVRLSAPAPPDDAADAPFDAVLPPGPPSPHPAWHRALFLALAALALVPAVSPAVALGVGAALGLTLGNPYEARSARASKGLLKACVVGLGFGMSLPAVLAVGRAGVVVTAAGIAFALGLGLLLGRLLRVEPVTGALVSGGTAICGGSAIAALGPALGAGAEAMGVSLATVFLLNGVALYVFPAVGHALDLSQHQFAVWAAVAIHDTSSVVGAAASYGSEALREATVLKLTRALWIVPLALGAALWRRRTAGGEVRVTVPWFIGLFALASAVVALFPAGAPVYTALVALAKQGLVLTLFLIGAGLSRATLRAVGVRPLAQGVLLWAAVAGASLAAVLAWA; via the coding sequence TTGACCGCTGCCCCGACGTCCACCGCCGTGCGTCTCAGCGCCCCCGCCCCGCCCGACGACGCGGCCGACGCCCCGTTCGACGCCGTCCTCCCGCCCGGTCCGCCGTCGCCGCACCCGGCGTGGCACCGGGCGCTGTTCCTCGCGCTCGCCGCGCTCGCGCTCGTCCCGGCCGTGTCGCCGGCCGTCGCGCTCGGCGTCGGCGCCGCGCTCGGGCTGACGCTCGGGAACCCGTACGAGGCCCGGAGCGCGCGCGCCTCGAAGGGGCTCCTGAAGGCGTGCGTGGTCGGGCTCGGGTTCGGGATGTCGCTCCCGGCCGTCTTGGCCGTCGGGCGCGCGGGCGTGGTCGTGACGGCGGCGGGGATCGCGTTCGCGCTTGGGCTCGGGCTCCTCCTGGGGCGGCTCTTGCGGGTCGAGCCCGTGACGGGCGCGCTCGTCTCGGGCGGGACGGCCATCTGCGGCGGCTCGGCCATCGCCGCACTCGGCCCGGCGCTCGGGGCCGGGGCCGAGGCGATGGGCGTCTCGCTCGCGACCGTATTCCTCCTGAACGGCGTGGCCCTCTACGTCTTCCCGGCCGTCGGGCACGCGCTCGACCTCAGCCAGCACCAGTTCGCCGTGTGGGCCGCCGTCGCCATCCACGACACGTCGTCGGTCGTCGGGGCGGCGGCGTCGTACGGGTCCGAGGCGCTCCGAGAGGCGACCGTCCTCAAGCTCACGCGGGCGCTCTGGATCGTCCCGCTCGCGCTCGGGGCGGCGCTCTGGCGGCGGCGGACAGCGGGCGGCGAGGTCCGGGTGACGGTCCCGTGGTTCATCGGGCTCTTCGCGCTGGCGTCGGCCGTCGTGGCGCTGTTCCCGGCCGGGGCGCCCGTCTACACGGCGCTCGTGGCGCTCGCGAAGCAGGGGCTCGTGCTCACGCTGTTCCTCATCGGGGCCGGGCTGAGCCGGGCGACGCTCCGGGCCGTCGGGGTCCGGCCGCTCGCGCAGGGCGTGCTGTTGTGGGCGGCGGTCGCGGGCGCCTCGCTCGCCGCCGTCCTCGCGTGGGCGTGA
- a CDS encoding LysR substrate-binding domain-containing protein yields the protein MTLTLRQLEVFLALAEHEHVGRAAEAVALSPSATSSALAALEDALGHALFDRAGRGLRLNADGRRLRGPARAALDAAREAETLLGTDRGGRLIVGASTTIANHVLASALASFAADRLAADLRLVVGNTREIRDRLLDVALDLAYVEGPTSHPELVATPWREDRLVVFAAPDHPLAGAGRLGADALDHQWVLREEGSGTREVFVRALGDDVDRLQCVLEVGSSEAVARAVEAGGGLGVLSRLAVARDLDAGRLVELASPWDLSRTLWRLTHRHASAGRLVEAFVEHLDADASGEGAT from the coding sequence ATGACCCTCACCCTCCGCCAGCTCGAGGTCTTCCTCGCCCTCGCCGAGCACGAGCACGTCGGCCGCGCGGCCGAGGCCGTCGCGCTCTCGCCGTCGGCGACGAGCTCGGCGCTGGCGGCGCTCGAGGACGCCCTCGGCCACGCCCTCTTCGACCGGGCCGGGCGCGGGCTCCGCCTCAACGCCGACGGCCGCCGCCTCCGCGGCCCGGCCCGCGCCGCGCTCGACGCGGCGCGCGAGGCCGAGACGCTCCTCGGTACCGACCGGGGCGGGCGGCTCATCGTCGGGGCCTCGACGACGATCGCCAACCACGTCCTCGCGTCGGCGCTGGCCTCGTTCGCCGCGGACCGCCTCGCGGCCGACCTCCGATTGGTCGTCGGGAACACGCGCGAGATCCGCGACCGGCTCCTCGACGTGGCCCTCGACCTCGCCTACGTCGAGGGGCCGACGTCCCACCCCGAGCTCGTGGCGACGCCGTGGCGGGAGGACCGGCTCGTCGTGTTCGCCGCGCCCGACCACCCGCTCGCCGGGGCGGGGCGGCTCGGGGCCGACGCCCTTGATCACCAATGGGTGCTCCGCGAGGAGGGGTCTGGCACGCGCGAGGTGTTCGTCCGGGCGCTCGGCGACGACGTGGACCGGCTCCAGTGCGTGCTCGAGGTCGGGAGCAGCGAGGCCGTCGCGCGGGCGGTCGAGGCGGGCGGCGGGCTCGGGGTCCTCTCGCGGCTGGCCGTCGCGCGCGACCTCGACGCCGGGCGGCTCGTCGAGCTGGCGTCGCCGTGGGACCTGAGCCGGACGCTGTGGCGGCTCACGCACCGCCACGCCTCGGCGGGTCGGCTCGTCGAGGCGTTCGTGGAGCACCTCGACGCGGACGCCTCGGGGGAGGGGGCGACCTGA
- a CDS encoding DUF7282 domain-containing protein, with protein sequence MRTRSLVLAAASGLALLPGCASDPDPATDPAVVEPAPAVQDAPPATVSTPVLSVQDQAVAGDAVVIAEADVPADGWVVVHREAAGGGPQVPAIIGKAFLTAGPHADVSVPLDEPVDSGETLFAMLHADTGEAGAYEFDGADTPDQPLTEGGGPVVQPFVVQ encoded by the coding sequence ATGCGCACCCGCTCTCTCGTCCTCGCCGCCGCGTCCGGGCTCGCGCTGCTCCCCGGCTGCGCCAGCGACCCCGACCCGGCGACCGACCCGGCGGTCGTCGAGCCCGCCCCCGCCGTCCAGGACGCCCCGCCCGCCACCGTCAGCACGCCGGTCCTCTCCGTGCAGGACCAGGCCGTCGCCGGGGACGCCGTCGTGATCGCCGAGGCCGACGTGCCCGCCGACGGGTGGGTCGTGGTCCACCGCGAGGCGGCGGGCGGCGGCCCCCAGGTCCCCGCCATCATCGGCAAGGCGTTCCTGACGGCCGGTCCCCACGCCGACGTCTCGGTCCCGCTCGACGAGCCCGTGGACTCTGGGGAGACCCTCTTCGCCATGCTCCACGCCGACACCGGCGAGGCCGGGGCCTACGAGTTCGACGGCGCCGACACGCCCGACCAGCCCCTGACCGAGGGCGGCGGCCCCGTCGTCCAGCCTTTCGTGGTGCAGTAG
- a CDS encoding DUF302 domain-containing protein yields MISPLDFARVALLPLTLLVAACSSMGAETAPPPTAAGVGYAESARSVAATVGAVETEVEGLPPVSVVARLDHAANAAGVGLDLPPTRIVFFGNPQLGTPLMQRSQTAGIDLPQHVLAYEDGGTVYALYNTADYLAARHGLSGVATLGGIADALESIVGSATGGAVERTGAGSVEEGEGLVVVPSAFSVDETFGRLRSAVEARPPLSVVFALDHAANAASVGLELRPTRLLAFGNPRLGTPLMQAERSIGLDLPQKVLVWEDAAGDVFLAYNDPVYLAARHGIEGQAETLQTISDALAGLAAEATRDG; encoded by the coding sequence ATGATCTCCCCCCTCGACTTCGCTCGCGTCGCCCTCCTCCCCCTCACGCTCCTCGTCGCGGCCTGCTCCAGCATGGGGGCCGAGACGGCCCCGCCGCCGACGGCCGCCGGGGTCGGATACGCCGAGAGTGCCCGGTCCGTGGCGGCCACGGTCGGCGCCGTCGAGACCGAGGTCGAGGGCCTCCCGCCGGTCAGCGTCGTCGCCCGGCTCGACCACGCCGCCAACGCCGCGGGCGTCGGGCTCGACCTCCCCCCGACGCGCATCGTCTTCTTCGGGAACCCCCAGCTGGGCACCCCGCTCATGCAGCGGAGCCAGACGGCCGGGATCGACCTCCCGCAGCACGTCCTCGCGTACGAGGATGGGGGCACGGTGTACGCCCTCTACAACACGGCCGATTACCTCGCGGCCCGGCACGGACTCTCCGGCGTCGCGACGCTGGGCGGCATTGCGGACGCTCTCGAGTCCATCGTCGGGAGCGCCACGGGCGGGGCCGTCGAGCGGACCGGGGCCGGGAGCGTGGAGGAGGGCGAGGGGCTCGTGGTCGTGCCCAGCGCGTTCTCCGTCGACGAGACGTTCGGGCGGCTCCGGAGCGCGGTCGAGGCCCGGCCCCCGCTCTCGGTCGTGTTCGCGCTCGACCACGCGGCGAACGCGGCGAGCGTCGGGCTCGAGCTCCGGCCCACGCGGCTGCTCGCGTTCGGGAACCCCCGCCTCGGGACCCCGCTGATGCAGGCCGAGCGGTCCATCGGGCTGGACCTCCCGCAGAAGGTGCTCGTGTGGGAGGACGCCGCGGGCGACGTGTTCCTGGCCTACAACGACCCGGTCTACCTCGCGGCCCGGCACGGGATCGAGGGGCAGGCCGAGACGCTCCAGACGATCTCCGACGCCCTCGCCGGGCTGGCCGCCGAGGCCACCCGCGACGGCTGA
- a CDS encoding substrate-binding domain-containing protein, which translates to MTRLSVLPALFFLVAASACAAGAPPAAPPALHNRIEVSDQPVRDGAVVIAEVNANQAGFVVVHAAAEGGGPAVPQSIGHAYVPEGTTQSVRVPLSESVAPGARLFAMLHADTDGDRAYAFGPGSTDVDTPVKEGGAVVVVPFAVTDPYPVTPHATAITLLDPSIRYAPRDGTVRVYGAGGPQNAFQEAADLFEAETGTPVEITFGPESSWSADAQRDADVLWGTAEQAMTAFLQTYTEFPSEAVEPLYLREAVIAVQPGNPKDIQGFDDLLRDGVSIVVVEGAGIYNTSGTGVWEDVAARLGSLGDVRRFRENIVAYAQGSGAGFQAFKDGADAWITWSYWPIDHPGEADLVRFEDDRVIWRDVSVVVSPEADSAAAAYVEFLKTPRAVAIFERHGMTR; encoded by the coding sequence ATGACCCGCCTCTCCGTCCTCCCCGCGCTTTTCTTCCTCGTCGCCGCGTCGGCCTGCGCCGCCGGCGCCCCGCCCGCCGCTCCGCCCGCGCTCCACAACCGGATCGAGGTCTCCGACCAGCCCGTACGCGACGGGGCCGTCGTGATCGCCGAGGTCAACGCCAACCAGGCCGGGTTCGTCGTGGTCCACGCGGCGGCCGAGGGCGGCGGCCCGGCCGTGCCCCAGTCCATCGGTCACGCCTACGTCCCGGAGGGGACGACCCAGAGCGTCCGGGTCCCGCTGAGTGAGAGCGTCGCGCCCGGCGCGCGCCTGTTCGCCATGCTCCACGCCGACACCGACGGCGACCGCGCCTACGCGTTCGGGCCGGGCTCGACGGACGTCGACACGCCGGTGAAGGAGGGCGGGGCGGTCGTCGTGGTCCCGTTCGCCGTGACCGACCCGTACCCCGTCACGCCGCACGCGACGGCCATCACGCTGCTCGACCCCTCGATCCGCTACGCCCCGCGCGACGGGACGGTCCGGGTCTACGGCGCGGGCGGGCCGCAGAACGCGTTCCAGGAGGCGGCCGACCTGTTCGAGGCCGAGACGGGCACGCCGGTCGAGATCACGTTCGGCCCCGAGAGCTCGTGGTCGGCCGACGCCCAGCGCGACGCCGACGTGCTCTGGGGGACGGCCGAGCAGGCCATGACGGCGTTCCTCCAGACCTACACCGAGTTCCCGAGCGAGGCCGTCGAGCCGCTCTACCTCCGCGAGGCCGTGATCGCCGTCCAGCCCGGCAACCCCAAGGATATCCAGGGCTTCGACGACCTCTTGCGCGACGGCGTGTCGATCGTGGTCGTCGAGGGGGCCGGGATCTACAACACGTCGGGGACGGGCGTGTGGGAGGACGTGGCCGCGCGGCTCGGCTCGCTGGGCGACGTCCGCCGCTTCCGCGAGAACATCGTGGCCTACGCCCAGGGCAGCGGGGCCGGGTTCCAGGCGTTCAAGGACGGGGCCGACGCCTGGATCACGTGGTCGTACTGGCCCATCGACCACCCCGGCGAGGCCGACCTCGTCCGGTTCGAGGACGACCGGGTGATCTGGCGCGACGTGAGCGTGGTGGTCTCGCCCGAGGCCGACTCGGCGGCGGCGGCTTACGTCGAGTTCCTCAAGACGCCGCGCGCGGTCGCCATCTTCGAGCGGCACGGCATGACGCGCTAG
- a CDS encoding TolB family protein, which produces MAAALSIHAERRLTSGPAVDLRPNWDADGRSVVFERQEGGRSRLYRVAAGGGAPVALGACNQGAETVQGRPAFFGLDDFVFVSGRGGRLALWRHRAGAVAPVTAPDGEGRDYGPAAFPGSARLLFFSDRAGTGGVQLFETDPEGNVRALTDAPGSSDQPWPVPGTDTVVFHSDRDGADAVWRLDRATGEASRLTPGGESEGTAYVTPFPSPDGAYVAFGREVDGDLQIWTMRLDGTGRQPLVTGDASFPAWSPDGRSLAFVRGRPTADAGPSGDVWTASVVVP; this is translated from the coding sequence ATGGCCGCCGCCCTCTCCATCCACGCCGAGCGCCGGCTCACGTCCGGCCCCGCCGTCGACCTCCGCCCGAACTGGGACGCCGACGGCCGCTCCGTCGTCTTCGAGCGGCAGGAGGGCGGACGCTCTCGCCTCTACCGGGTCGCGGCCGGCGGCGGCGCGCCCGTCGCGCTCGGCGCCTGTAACCAGGGGGCCGAGACCGTCCAGGGCCGCCCGGCCTTTTTCGGACTGGACGACTTCGTGTTCGTGAGCGGTCGGGGCGGTCGGCTCGCGCTCTGGCGGCACCGGGCGGGCGCGGTCGCGCCGGTCACCGCTCCGGACGGCGAGGGCCGCGACTACGGCCCCGCCGCGTTCCCCGGCTCCGCCCGGCTCCTCTTCTTCAGCGACCGGGCCGGGACCGGCGGGGTCCAGCTTTTCGAAACGGACCCGGAGGGCAACGTCCGCGCTCTCACCGACGCCCCCGGCTCAAGCGACCAGCCGTGGCCCGTGCCGGGCACCGACACCGTCGTGTTTCACTCCGACCGCGACGGGGCCGACGCCGTCTGGCGGCTCGACCGGGCGACGGGGGAGGCCTCGCGCCTGACGCCGGGGGGCGAGAGCGAGGGGACGGCCTACGTCACGCCGTTCCCGTCGCCGGACGGGGCCTACGTTGCGTTCGGCCGCGAGGTGGACGGGGACCTCCAAATCTGGACCATGCGCCTCGACGGCACGGGCCGCCAGCCGCTCGTGACCGGAGACGCGAGCTTCCCGGCGTGGAGCCCGGACGGCCGGAGCCTCGCGTTCGTCCGGGGCCGCCCGACGGCCGACGCCGGACCGAGCGGGGACGTGTGGACGGCGTCGGTCGTGGTTCCGTGA
- a CDS encoding TolB family protein produces MPDRVTVASERRLTDAPGADLRAAWSPDGASVVFERREGGRSRLLRVGAGGGLRALGEHGDQPWPLPGGGLVFHSDRGGTDAVWRLDADGGGAVRVTPGGGTEHVNVLGRYHFELDGPVARGELRPLRDPSVPADEW; encoded by the coding sequence GTGCCCGACCGCGTCACCGTCGCGTCCGAGCGCCGGCTCACCGACGCGCCGGGCGCCGACCTCCGGGCGGCGTGGAGCCCGGACGGCGCCTCCGTCGTTTTCGAGCGGCGGGAGGGCGGGCGCTCGCGCCTGCTCCGCGTCGGCGCCGGCGGCGGGCTCCGCGCGCTCGGCGAGCACGGCGACCAGCCGTGGCCCCTGCCCGGCGGCGGGCTCGTCTTCCACTCCGACCGCGGCGGGACGGACGCCGTCTGGCGCCTCGACGCCGACGGCGGCGGGGCGGTCCGCGTCACGCCGGGCGGGGGGACGGAGCACGTGAACGTGCTGGGCCGGTACCACTTCGAGCTCGACGGCCCGGTCGCGCGTGGGGAGCTCCGGCCGCTCCGGGACCCGTCGGTGCCCGCAGACGAGTGGTGA
- a CDS encoding SDR family oxidoreductase gives MSVSLKPLDQQTLVVTGASSGIGPTTARKAAERGARVVLAARSGDDLRQLAGEIGTDRALAVEADVTDRDDVRRIAQAAQDTFGGFDTWVNDAGAFVYGRLEEVPIEDMRQLFEVNLWGLVYGSLEAVAHLKGRGGALTNVGSVLSDRAIVLQGIYSASKHAVKGFTDALRMELEDEGAPVSVTLVKPSAIDTSYPTHAKNYMDERASIPPPVYAPDVVARAILPAPSTRAVT, from the coding sequence ATGTCCGTCTCCCTCAAACCGCTCGACCAGCAGACCCTCGTCGTCACCGGCGCCTCGTCGGGGATCGGCCCCACGACCGCCCGGAAGGCCGCCGAGCGCGGCGCCCGCGTCGTCCTCGCCGCCCGCAGCGGCGACGACCTCCGCCAGCTCGCGGGCGAGATCGGGACCGACCGGGCCCTCGCCGTCGAGGCCGACGTGACGGACCGCGACGACGTGCGCCGGATCGCCCAGGCGGCCCAAGACACGTTCGGCGGGTTCGACACCTGGGTCAACGACGCCGGGGCGTTCGTCTACGGCCGGCTCGAAGAGGTCCCCATCGAGGACATGCGCCAGCTCTTCGAGGTCAACCTCTGGGGGCTCGTCTACGGCTCGCTCGAAGCGGTCGCCCACCTCAAGGGGCGGGGCGGCGCGCTCACCAACGTCGGCAGCGTGCTGAGCGACCGGGCCATCGTCCTCCAGGGCATCTACTCGGCCTCGAAGCACGCCGTCAAGGGGTTCACCGACGCCCTCCGCATGGAGCTCGAGGACGAGGGCGCGCCGGTCTCGGTCACGCTCGTCAAGCCGAGCGCGATCGACACGTCGTACCCCACCCACGCCAAAAACTACATGGACGAGCGGGCCTCGATCCCCCCGCCCGTCTACGCCCCCGATGTCGTCGCCCGCGCGATCCTCCCTGCGCCGAGCACCCGCGCCGTGACGTGA